In Torulaspora globosa chromosome 1, complete sequence, a genomic segment contains:
- the ATM1 gene encoding ATP-binding cassette Fe/S cluster precursor transporter ATM1 (ancestral locus Anc_5.20), producing the protein MLRIAVGNAGRSGLLPGRIAIGKSFALGSKRLPYTSLQIGNSGSQIWKRAIGNTNKNAATQRKVEPPKAGEVAKSGTPSMSELKILKTLVQYIWPKGNTKVKIRVMIALALLIGAKLLNVQVPFFFKETVDKMNVDWSDTTVALPASIALTVVCYGAARFGSVLFGELRNAVFSRVAQNAIRTVSLETFKHLMRLDLGWHLSRQTGGLTRAMDRGTKGISYVLSAMVFHILPITFEISVVCGILTYQFGASFAGITFATMLLYSIFTIKVTAWRTEFRREANRADNKAASVALDSLINFEAVKHFNNENYLAGKYHESLMKYRDSQVKIAQSLAFLNAGQNFIFTSALASMMYMGCTGIIGGDLTVGDLVLINQLVFQLSVPLNFLGSVYRELKQSLIDMEALFKLRTNEVKIQNVERPLMLPENSGPFEIKFENVTFGYDPRRKILRNASFTVPAGLKTAVVGPSGSGKSTILKLVFRFYDPESGRVLVNGHDVRDYDLDSLRRAIGVVPQDTPLFNDTIWENVKFGRIDASENEITQAIEKAHLAPLIHKLPAGSATIVGERGLMISGGEKQRLAIARVLLKSPPIMFFDEATSALDTHTEQSLLKTIRENFDRGSKTSVYIAHRLRTIADADKIMVLEDGSVREEGTHSELLSRKDSLYKQLWNIQENLDVIESEINSEQNLEIR; encoded by the coding sequence ATGCTACGTATAGCTGTAGGTAATGCTGGGCGTTCTGGCCTTCTGCCAGGTAGAATAGCAATTGGTAAATCTTTTGCCTTAGGATCAAAGCGCCTGCCATACACATCTCTACAAATAGGTAATAGCGGCTCTCAGATATGGAAAAGAGCTATTGGTAATACCAACAAAAACGCTGCTACTCAGCGCAAGGTTGAGCCTCCGAAAGCCGGCGAGGTTGCTAAATCCGGCACTCCGAGCATGTCGGAActgaagatattgaagactCTCGTTCAATACATATGGCCCAAAGGCAACACTAAGGTTAAAATACGTGTGATGATTGCACTAGCGCTACTCATTGGAGCGAAGCTTCTGAATGTGCAGGTGccttttttcttcaaagaaacGGTGGATAAAATGAACGTGGATTGGTCAGATACCACTGTAGCGTTGCCAGCATCTATAGCGCTGACCGTAGTATGCTATGGAGCTGCAAGGTTTGGATCTGTATTGTTTGGCGAGTTGAGAAACGCTGTCTTCTCCCGCGTAGCTCAAAATGCCATTAGGACTGTATCTCTGGAAACTTTCAAGCATTTGATGAGACTAGATCTGGGATGGCATTTGAGCCGGCAAACCGGAGGCCTGACTAGGGCCATGGACCGGGGCACAAAAGGTATTTCCTATGTGTTAAGTGCGATGGTTTTCCACATATTGCCGATAACGTTTGAGATTTCAGTAGTTTGCGGTATCTTAACCTATCAATTTGGTGCTTCATTCGCTGGAATCACTTTTGCTACTATGTTACTCTACTCCATTTTTACTATCAAGGTAACGGCATGGCGTACAGAGTTCAGAAGAGAGGCCAACAGGGCGGATAACAAGGCGGCCAGTGTTGCGTTGGACTCGCTAATCAATTTCGAAGCTGTCAAACATTTCAACAACGAAAACTATCTGGCAGGCAAGTATCACGAGTCACTAATGAAATATCGCGATTCTCAAGTCAAAATAGCCCAGTCGCTAGCCTTCTTGAATGCGGGCCAGAATTTCATATTTACGTCTGCTCTGGCCTCTATGATGTACATGGGTTGTACTGGAATAATCGGAGGAGATTTGACAGTTGGCGATTTAGTTCTGATCAACCAATTGGTTTTCCAATTATCTGTTCCGCTCaactttcttggcagcgTTTACCGAGAGCTCAAACAGTCGTTGATTGATATGGAAGCTCTATTCAAGTTAAGAACCAATGAAGTCAAGATACAGAACGTTGAAAGGCCGCTAATGCTGCCTGAAAACAGCGGCCCGTTCGAAATCAAGTTTGAAAACGTCACTTTCGGTTATGACCCAAGACGTAAAATCTTAAGGAACGCCTCGTTCACGGTACCCGCAGGCCTGAAGACAGCTGTCGTGGGACCTTCTGGCAGCGGTAAATCAACTATTCTGAAGCTGGTGTTCCGGTTTTACGATCCTGAAAGCGGAAGGGTTCTGGTGAACGGGCACGACGTAAGGGACTATGACTTGGACTCGCTCAGACGCGCGATCGGAGTCGTGCCGCAGGATACTCCGCTGTTCAACGACACCATCTGGGAGAACGTCAAGTTCGGTCGTATCGACGCCTCCGAGAACGAAATAACGCAGGCCATCGAAAAAGCCCATCTGGCACCACTTATCCACAAGCTGCCCGCGGGTTCAGCCACCATTGTTGGTGAAAGAGGTCTCATGATTAGTGGCGGCGAAAAGCAGCGACTCGCTATCGCGAGAGTGCTGCTCAAGAGCCCTCCCATCATGTTTTTCGATGAGGCCACCAGTGCTCTGGACACCCACACCGAGCAATCGCTGCTCAAGACCATCCGCGAGAACTTCGACCGCGGTTCCAAGACCAGCGTCTACATTGCACACAGACTGAGAACCATCGCCGATGCCGACAAAATCATGGTGCTGGAAGACGGTTCCGtcagagaagaaggcaCACACAGCGAGCTCCTTAGCAGGAAGGACTCGCTCTACAAGCAGCTGTGGAACATACAAGAGAATCTCGACGTGATCGAGAGCGAGATCAACAGTGAGCAGAATCTAGAGATCCGATAG
- the ADE4 gene encoding amidophosphoribosyltransferase (ancestral locus Anc_5.21): MCGILGIALADETCPVAPELCDGSIFLQHRGQDAAGIATCGARGRIYQCKGNGMARDVFTQQRVSGLAGSMGIAHLRYPTAGSSANSEAQPFYVNSPYGVMLAHNGNLVNTVSLQRYMDEEVHRHINTDSDSELLLNIFAAELEKHNKYRVNNEDVFRALEGVYRLVRGGYACVGMLAGFALFGFRDPNGIRPLLFGERVNENGTKDYMLASESVVLKAHNFTTYRDLKPGEAVIIPKNCEKGEPEFKQVVPMNSHRPDLFEYVYFARPDSVLDGISVYHTRLRMGTKLAENILKSLGPDEVDVVVPVPDTARTCALQCANVLGKPYREGFVKNRYVGRTFIMPNQKERVSSVRRKLNPMESEFHGKKVLIVDDSIVRGTTSKEIVNMAKESGATKVYFASAAPAIRYNHIYGIDLTDNKNLIAYNKTEEEVAEAIGCDKVIYQSLEDLIDCCKTESIDKFEVGVFTGNYVTGVEDGYLHELERVRALNQSNKTDVKSEVDIGLYNAADY, translated from the coding sequence ATGTGTGGTATACTTGGTATTGCATTGGCTGACGAAACTTGTCCCGTAGCTCCGGAGCTTTGCGATGGTAGCATTTTCTTACAGCATAGAGGGCAGGATGCAGCCGGTATTGCCACCTGCGGTGCCCGTGGCAGAATCTACCAGTGCAAAGGTAACGGGATGGCCCGCGATGTGTTTACCCAGCAGCGTGTTTCTGGTCTAGCTGGGTCCATGGGTATTGCTCATCTGCGTTATCCTACCGCGGGATCGTCAGCTAACTCTGAAGCGCAGCCTTTCTATGTTAACAGTCCGTATGGTGTTATGCTGGCACATAATGGTAACTTGGTGAACACTGTATCCCTCCAGAGGTACATGGATGAGGAGGTTCATCGCCATATCAACACGGACAGTGATTCCGAACTGTTGTTGAACATCTTTGCTGCCGAATTGGAGAAACACAACAAGTACAGAGTCAACAACGAGGACGTTTTCCGCGCTCTTGAGGGAGTTTACCGTCTAGTCCGTGGTGGTTATGCCTGTGTCGGTATGCTGGCTGGATTTGCGCTATTCGGTTTCAGAGATCCAAATGGTATCAGACCCTTGCTCTTTGGTGAGAGGGTAAACGAAAATGGTACTAAAGATTATATGCTAGCATCAGAGAGTGTCGTTCTCAAGGCGCACAATTTCACTACCTATCGCGATCTGAAGCCAGGTGAGGCTGTCATAATCCCTAAGAACTGCGAGAAGGGAGAGCCTGAATTCAAACAAGTCGTTCCAATGAACAGCCATAGACCTGATCTTTTCGAGTACGTGTATTTCGCAAGGCCGGACAGTGTCCTTGATGGGATTTCTGTTTATCATACAAGACTACGGATGGGTACCAAATTGGCCGAGAATAttctgaagagcttggGACCTGACGAGGTGGACGTTGTCGTTCCGGTGCCTGATACAGCAAGGACCTGTGCGTTGCAATGTGCCAATGTTCTAGGAAAGCCATATCGTGAAGGTTTTGTGAAGAACAGGTACGTCGGGAGAACTTTCATCATGCCAAATCAGAAAGAACGTGTGTCATCGGTGAGACGTAAGTTGAACCCTATGGAATCTGAGTTCCATGGCAAGAAAGTATTAATCGTCGACGACTCTATTGTTAGAGGTACCACGTCGAAAGAGATCGTTAACATGGCAAAAGAATCCGGTGCCACCAAGGTGTATTTTGCTTCTGCAGCTCCCGCAATTCGTTACAACCACATCTATGGTATTGATTTAACGGATAACAAAAACTTAATCGCATACAATAAAACGGAAGAGGAAGTGGCGGAGGCAATAGGCTGTGACAAGGTCATTTACCAATCGCTGGAAGACTTGATAGATTGTTGTAAAACAGAAAGTATCGATAAATTTGAAGTTGGTGTCTTTACGGGTAACTACGTCACAGGTGTCGAGGACGGCTATTTACATGAATTAGAGAGGGTTCGTGCCTTGAACCAGTCCAACAAGACCGATGTCAAATCTGAAGTTGACATCGGTTTATATAATGCAGCCGACTACTAA
- the DYN3 gene encoding dynein light intermediate chain (ancestral locus Anc_5.22), with product MSGSWKLLAKTLGSKAETRSRKTAIVCAPTVESLKQFEARCLPNGCNFANTTMSVLGFSSAEVDIGTTNKRRREILELDAYAISFPITAFALDYLTAFVDLKNADDYSISWFFVLDWAMPNQRFWLQELISSVDVLSSSGACIPAGSMTICCVNTDHIYTWQKNTTQWLPEHVEHIQQALRSFCLLKKCSLLYYPTLLPSSALSDSDKEAALNVLLGKLDLISADLVSTSDLRVPWGSDSIDLIKRAPKSFEPSQVFTNEFKENFEAFIPRVVAPSARSDEMPMEQESIAPLKIDVQQELQKIYDQVQKHK from the coding sequence ATGTCCGGCTCCTGGAAGCTGCTCGCCAAGACATTGGGTTCCAAGGCGGAAACACGCTCCAGGAAGACTGCTATAGTATGTGCTCCAACCGTTGAATCATTAAAGCAGTTCGAAGCTCGATGTCTTCCAAATGGGTGCAACTTCGCCAATACTACCATGAGTGTTCTGGGATTTAGCTCAGCAGAGGTAGACATTGGCACTACGAACAAAAGGAGGCGGGAGATTCTCGAGCTGGATGCCTATGCGATATCCTTTCCTATAACAGCATTCGCTTTGGACTATTTAACGGCATTTGtagatttgaagaatgccGATGATTACAGCATCTCTTGGTTCTTCGTGTTGGACTGGGCAATGCCGAACCAGAGATTTTGGTTACAAGAGCTGATCTCATCAGTCGATGTGCTGAGCAGCAGTGGCGCTTGTATTCCAGCGGGTTCCATGACTATCTGCTGTGTAAACACCGACCACATATACACCTGGCAGAAGAATACCACTCAATGGCTTCCAGAGCATGTAGAGCACATCCAGCAAGCTTTGAGATCCTTCTGCCTGTTGAAAAAGTGTTCACTGCTTTACTATCCAACCCTGTTGCCATCGTCAGCATTGTCTGATTCCGATAAGGAGGCTGCTCTCAACGTACTGCTTGGCAAGCTTGACTTGATATCTGCAGATCTAGTGAGCACTTCAGACCTGCGAGTGCCGTGGGGCTCGGACTCGATTGATCTGATAAAGAGGGCGCCGAAGTCTTTTGAACCTTCCCAGGTCTTCACAAATGAATTTAAGGAGAACTTCGAGGCCTTCATTCCTAGAGTCGTGGCTCCATCGGCCCgcagcgatgagatgccAATGGAACAGGAATCGATAGCTCCTTTAAAGATTGACGTGCAGCAGGAACTGCAAAAGATCTACGACCAAGTTCAAAAGCACAAATAA
- the RNH70 gene encoding Rnh70p (ancestral locus Anc_5.23) has product MGHATPSELLNVSPSEEHPSSQRLTPENKNKRDAEPSGQEDNSFVNSRVARLSICEDSTTASEIMAGLKDSEKVEMVQDSNNGNSDQQNGKRGKRSKRRRSSAVSGPGSAKVRQSVKQAASTQAPVTKKKKKVLKALLEVREIPAGRKINIKDLRDLVVFILGGTNNCPKWINIENRQAIRKVVVFLVPGLQVEDFGFSSDWRFSNSQQALGESCLKDLSDSGAKKDLQVFPVSAPGSNTSLFSAYNSFINVGLSKKEKKIRREELDSKKITISDLILSLDDLIENNYPIHRDTPGITDTMRQQLIQHYEQDPIEYVSTAKFDHEGSHIFALDCEMCLAKDGLVLTRVSMVDFNLTVIYDKLVKPDVPIIDYLTKYSGITEEKLLNVDTKLQDVQQDILKIVSADDILIGHSLQSDLDALQMKHPKIVDTAVIFDHKAGPPFRPALRYLASTYLEDDIQNNDAVGHDSIEDSIACMKLVKMKIANGMGFGITANTEDLFRLLGKVGVKSIRLSDSGPKLSVSTAVGCESAIRCRSDAEIISGLHENLNKNDLLVCRLRGLEFARGYATPPIIRSCEVPNAEDALAFFSDSLQKTYNDAPSGTLIMVMSGSGNTKKWSEIMTAINKLDKAERTEERQRREKDIEEALAVARDGVGMMLLKQSE; this is encoded by the coding sequence ATGGGTCATGCTACTCCTTCTGAGTTGCTGAATGTATCTCCTTCCGAGGAACACCCTTCATCGCAACGCCTTACCCCGGAAAACAAGAATAAACGAGATGCTGAGCCCAGTGGCCAGGAGGATAACAGCTTTGTAAATTCCAGAGTAGCGAGGTTGAGTATATGCGAAGACAGTACCACTGCGAGTGAAATTATGGCTGGTCTTAAGGATTCAGAAAAAGTTGAAATGGTGCAGGATTCGAACAATGGGAACTCAGATCAACAGAACGGCAAGCGAggcaaaagatcaaaaagaagaagatccagcGCAGTATCCGGTCCTGGCTCGGCCAAGGTGAGACAAAGCGTTAAACAGGCAGCTTCTACTCAGGCGCCCGtaacgaagaagaaaaaaaaggTACTGAAAGCACTATTAGAAGTTAGAGAAATTCCTGCTGGGCGAAAGATAAACATTAAGGACTTGAGAGATTTGGTTGTTTTCATTTTGGGTGGTACCAATAATTGTCCTAAATGGATTAACATTGAGAATAGACAGGCGATCAGAAAAGTAGTTGTGTTTCTTGTCCCTGGGCTACAAGTCGAAGATTTCGGATTTTCAAGCGATTGGAGGTTCAGCAATTCTCAGCAAGCTTTGGGCGAATCCTGCTTGAAAGATTTATCAGATTCAGGCGCGAAGAAAGatcttcaagtcttccCTGTCTCGGCACCAGGCTCTAATACTTCACTTTTCTCAGCCTACAATTCATTCATCAATGTGGGGCTttccaagaaggaaaagaagattcgtCGTGAGGAGCTTGATAGCAAGAAAATTACGATAAGCGATTTGATTTTGAGCTTAGATGACTTGATTGAAAATAACTATCCCATTCACCGTGATACCCCCGGTATCACGGATACTATGAGGCAACAGTTGATTCAGCATTACGAACAAGATCCCATCGAATATGTTTCCACCGCTAAGTTTGACCATGAGGGTTCTCATATTTTTGCTCTCGATTGCGAAATGTGTTTGGCAAAGGACGGATTGGTCTTAACCAGAGTTAGCATGGTTGATTTCAATCTCACAGTGATTTACGACAAGCTTGTCAAGCCAGATGTTCCGATCATCGATTATCTTACGAAGTATAGCGGTATCACAGAGGAGAAACTTCTGAACGTGGATACAAAGCTGCAAGATGTTCAGCAAGACATCCTGAAGATAGTTAGCGCGGATGACATTTTGATTGGGCATTCTCTGCAGAGTGACCTGGATGCTTTGCAAATGAAGCATCCAAAGATAGTTGATACTGCAGTTATATTTGACCATAAAGCCGGCCCGCCATTCCGACCAGCTTTACGTTACTTAGCATCAACTTATTTGGAAGATGACATTCAGAATAATGACGCTGTTGGTCACGATTCGATTGAAGATTCCATTGCATGTATGAAGCTTGTGAAAATGAAGATCGCAAATGGGATGGGGTTTGGAATTACTGCTAATACTGAGGATTTGTTTCGTCTGCTGGGAAAGGTAGGCGTAAAGTCTATACGTTTGAGCGATTCTGGGCCTAAATTATCAGTAAGCACAGCCGTAGGCTGCGAATCTGCCATACGATGTCGATCTGATGCCGAGATAATCTCTGGATTGCATGAGAATTTAAACAAAAATGATCTCCTGGTTTGTCGCCTGAGAGGGCTTGAATTTGCGAGAGGCTATGCGACTCCGCCAATTATCCGTTCATGCGAGGTACCTAATGCAGAGGATGCGttagctttcttctctgatTCCTTGCAGAAAACTTACAACGATGCTCCATCCGGCACTCTGATAATGGTTATGTCGGGTTCCGGTAATACAAAGAAATGGAGTGAAATAATGACAGCTATCAATAAACTAGACAAAGCcgaaagaactgaagaaagacaGAGACGTGAGAAAGACATCGAGGAGGCGCTGGCTGTTGCGCGAGACGGCGTAGGCATGATGTTGCTCAAGCAAAGCGAATAG
- the RTT102 gene encoding Rtt102p (ancestral locus Anc_5.24) has translation MESLIQRANNTNYLSASEKKSHWRYDWYAASRPETVSGGHGNSSGEGGRSETDSHKNSFKYKTWLKSEMPASNASAEIEEGDLFDLANYSLDRVNGTSSGAPRATGEGARNNSLTVEDIRGAVGGAESMIALSSAGTSAPKAGEKDKASSVQEKPEAAEPANASEETELQDQIADKDAEGDVTMQ, from the coding sequence ATGGAGTCACTGATACAAAGAGCGAACAACACGAATTATCTGAGCGCGTCCGAGAAAAAGAGCCACTGGAGATACGATTGGTATGCAGCATCTCGTCCTGAGACCGTCAGCGGGGGTCATGGAAACAGTAGTGGTGAGGGTGGAAGATCGGAGACGGACAGTCATAAGAACTCTTTTAAATATAAGACCTGGTTAAAGTCCGAGATGCCCGCTTCGAACGCTTCCGCTGAAATTGAGGAGGGAGATCTTTTCGACCTGGCGAATTACTCCCTGGACCGTGTCAACGGTACCAGCAGCGGTGCTCCTCGTGCCACCGGGGAGGGCGCCAGAAATAATAGCTTGACCGTGGAAGATATCAGAGGAGCGGTGGGAGGCGCCGAGTCAATGATAGCCTTGTCCAGCGCAGGAACGTCAGCACCAAAAGCAGGTGAGAAGGATAAGGCCAGCAGTGTGCAGGAGAAACCAGAGGCGGCAGAACCCGCAAACGCATCTGAAGAGACGGAATTGCAGGACCAAATTGCAGATAAAGACGCCGAAGGTGATGTTACCATGCAGTGA
- the TAF1 gene encoding histone acetyltransferase (ancestral locus Anc_5.25), with protein sequence MPAGEKGRKNRPADLSNEDDAYEAIFGGEFGSLEIGGYIGRDDESETKHLSDAIDFEDEDELADEELPDEEMREDESEAARRLEGGAGHMGGHVGDFMGHEGSGGDYDGGNNALFMGMDGNNGVLMERNHSFAVYRVPPNQEEQRKAYQQQQLLKEAERKTREDKLLLKSYFPNFKKGKVLKWNSLLYKRPGKYHWAAEYSPARKNLEPLMPLNLRLQVQPDGKKLFNTKESTWTSSSLPSLASMQNKRHSHGIIVVTLDELDPEEVHEHEENRHTRKISEELLIATDDWDQERIINEGAVSSKNQSDFARNSLKEDEKDWDWNEDDLVDAKLDNNQARLDMNDEQLLLIKGSGYRKSEEHVADLLPLNEKGIMQKFNNSNDDEYNVLGRNHQTKVRATISNLNIDHSQPAIRLQSPYYKVNMPKKELRYFHRPNFGKSIRPGTNIVFSKLKVRKRKRDKGKEVKESFASTQDLTIGDTAPVFLMEYSEQNPIALSKFGMANKLINYYRKMNEQDASRPKLPVGETYVLGIQDKSPFWNFGFVEPGHIVPTLYNNMIRAPVFKHDVSGTDFLLVRSSGNGVSNRFYLRSINHLFVVGQTFPVEEIPGPNSRRVTSMRTTRLRMVVYRILNRTPSQAISIEPIARHFPDQDYGQNRQKIKEFMKYQREGADKGLWKLKEGEPLLDNESAKKLITPEQVSEVESMNQGLQFQEDNEFFNFDEKLLKLEENLLPWNAAKNFVNATQMRAMIQIHGAGDPTGCGEGFSFLKTSMKGGFLKSGMDNGKSQSSSGHSYNVAEQQKAYEEEISKTWYTHAKSLSIINPFEEMDDPDEVNSTNRHVLTSRTDGKVLRIVRKKRDENGIIQRQTLVVRDPRVIKGYLKSKEKRREANLNVEKLLEEETTVQNVEDIEMQKKLLQSELASLEKSQQRRAARQVSKTKSQDNKVTKTKNTTRRCARCGQVGHIRTKKSCPMYDGSLGTSQGSGVGESGAANLSAAEAPAASPITN encoded by the coding sequence ATGCCAGCAGGCGAAAAAGGGAGGAAAAACCGGCCGGCAGATCTTTCTAACGAGGACGATGCCTACGAGGCTATCTTTGGAGGCGAGTTTGGCTCCTTGGAGATTGGAGGATACATTGGACGCGATGATGAATCAGAGACGAAGCATTTATCGGATGCGATCGATTTtgaggacgaggacgagtTGGCGGATGAAGAACTACCAGACGAAGAAATGAGAGAGGATGAAAGCGAGGCAGCAAGGCGGCTCGAGGGTGGAGCTGGACACATGGGAGGTCACGTTGGCGATTTCATGGGCCATGAGGGGTCTGGAGGCGATTATGATGGCGGAAACAATGCGTTGTTCATGGGAATGGACGGTAACAACGGAGTTTTGATGGAGAGGAATCACTCATTCGCGGTTTACCGGGTACCGCCCAACCAGGAGGAGCAACGGAAGGCataccagcagcagcaactcttgaaagaagcggAGAGGAAAACCAGAGAAGATAAGCTTCTGCTGAAAAGTTATTTTCCTaatttcaagaagggtAAAGTACTGAAATGGAATAGTCTGCTCTATAAGAGGCCTGGAAAATATCACTGGGCGGCTGAGTACAGTCCAGCTAGAAAGAATTTGGAACCTCTGATGCCGCTAAATCTGAGGCTGCAGGTTCAGCCGGATGGAAAAAAATTATTCAATACCAAGGAAAGCACATGGACATCCTCATCGCTGCCGAGCCTTGCTAGTATGCAAAACAAGCGTCACTCACATGGCATCATTGTTGTCACCCTGGATGAGCTAGATCCGGAAGAAGTGCATGAACACGAAGAGAACCGTCATACACGCAAAATTTCAGAAGAACTGCTGATTGCAACTGATGACTGGGACCAGGAACGAATAATTAATGAGGGGGCTGTGTCGTCAAAGAATCAGTCCGATTTTGCTAGGAATTCCCTCAAGGAGGATGAGAAAGACTGGGACTGGAATGAGGATGATTTGGTCGATGCGAAGCTCGATAATAATCAAGCCAGGCTAGACATGAATGATGAACAATTATTGCTTATCAAGGGATCTGGATACAGAAAGAGTGAGGAGCATGTAGCAGACTTGCTCCCGCTAAACGAGAAAGGCATTATGCAGAAGTTCAACAATTCTAACGATGATGAATATAATGTGTTGGGACGTAATCATCAGACGAAAGTTCGTGCCACCATTTCCAACCTTAATATCGACCATTCTCAACCTGCCATACGGCTCCAATCACCTTACTATAAGGTCAACATGCcgaagaaggagctgcGATATTTCCACCGGCCGAACTTTGGTAAGAGCATCAGACCAGGTACCAATATTGTGTTCAGCAAATTAAAAGTTCGGAAAAGAAAACGGGACAAAGGCAAGGAAGTTAAGGAGTCATTTGCATCTACTCAGGATCTGACTATTGGTGATACAGCTCCTGTTTTTCTTATGGAGTATTCGGAACAGAATCCTATCGCACTTTCGAAGTTTGGAATGGCTAACAAACTAATTAACTACTATAGAAAAATGAATGAACAGGATGCATCACGCCCCAAGCTACCAGTTGGGGAGACTTATGTGTTAGGTATCCAAGATAAGTCGCCATTTTGGAACTTCGGCTTTGTCGAACCCGGCCATATTGTCCCTACTCTATACAACAACATGATTCGAGCTCCAGTTTTCAAACATGATGTATCGGGGACAGATTTTTTACTGGTAAGAAGCTCTGGTAATGGAGTGAGCAATCGCTTCTACCTCCGATCTATCAACCATCTATTTGTAGTAGGTCAAACTTTCCCcgttgaagaaattccaGGTCCTAACTCAAGAAGGGTTACATCGATGAGAACAACAAGGTTACGCATGGTGGTTTATCGCATATTGAATCGAACTCCATCGCAGGCTATCTCAATAGAACCGATTGCCAGACATTTTCCAGATCAGGATTATGGGCAGAACAGAcagaagatcaaggaaTTCATGAAGTATCAGCGTGAAGGGGCAGACAAGGGATTATGgaaattgaaagaaggGGAACCACTATTAGATAATGAGAGCGCCAAGAAACTCATTACTCCTGAACAGGTGTCCGAGGTGGAGTCAATGAATCAAGGTTTACAATTTCAGGAAGATAATGAGTTCTTTAATTTTGACGAgaagctcttgaagttGGAGGAGAATTTGCTCCCTTGGAACGCTGCCAAGAATTTTGTTAACGCAACACAAATGCGTGCGATGATACAAATACATGGTGCCGGCGATCCTACTGGTTGTGGCGAAGGCTTCTCTTTCCTGAAGACTTCAATGAAAGGGGGGTTTCTGAAATCCGGGATGGATAATGGTAAATCTCAAAGTTCGAGTGGACACAGTTATAATGTTGCAGAGCAGCAAAAGGCTTATGAGGAGGAAATAAGCAAGACTTGGTATACTCACGCTAAAAGCTTGAGCATTATCAACCCATTCGAGGAAATGGATGACCCTGACGAAGTTAATTCGACGAACCGCCATGTGTTAACCAGTAGGACTGACGGAAAGGTCTTAAGGATAGTGCGCAAGAAGAGAGATGAAAACGGTATAATCCAGAGACAGACGCTTGTTGTGCGCGACCCTCGGGTTATAAAAGGATatctgaagagcaaagaaaagaGGCGTGAGGCTAACTTGAACGTTGAGAAGTTGCTCGAGGAGGAAACGACTGTTCAAAACGTAGAAGACATCGAAATGcagaagaaactgctgCAGAGTGAGTTAGCCAGTTTGGAGAAGTCACAGCAAAGAAGAGCCGCTCGCCAGGTCTCCAAAACGAAATCTCAGGACAATAAAGTGACCAAAACTAAGAATACCACCAGGCGTTGCGCAAGATGCGGGCAGGTCGGTCACATCAGGACAAAGAAATCGTGTCCTATGTACGACGGTAGCCTTGGCACTTCCCAAGGAAGCGGCGTGGGTGAGAGCGGTGCGGCTAACCTGTCTGCAGCTGAAGCACCAGCCGCTTCGCCAATTACAAATTAG
- the LIP1 gene encoding sphingosine N-acyltransferase subunit LIP1 (ancestral locus Anc_5.26), translating into MARRKAQVNSLFQCTAVCLMLIAAVEYFKYATRIHYEWFHCTPTVEKIGTSDSSVIMLSSRGGPSCDKRGEFKTIVKRISRDFEPNSEHLSFCIKENADVPAVHYPIDENKGAPGYIAYAGYDSDLQLVKEMCADSPIYHF; encoded by the coding sequence ATGGCCAGAAGAAAAGCCCAGGTTAACAGCTTGTTTCAATGCACCGCGGTCTGTCTTATGCTGATTGCAGCTGTTGAATACTTCAAATACGCAACCAGAATTCACTATGAGTGGTTCCACTGCACACCAACGGTCGAGAAAATTGGTACATCCGATAGCTCAGTAATTATGCTGTCTTCTCGGGGAGGACCCAGCTGCGATAAACGGGGGGAATTTAAAACCATTGTTAAGAGGATCTCTAGGGATTTCGAGCCAAACTCGGAGCATCTATCCTTCTGTATCAAGGAAAACGCAGACGTTCCTGCTGTGCATTATCCAATTGATGAGAACAAGGGAGCGCCAGGCTATATTGCTTATGCTGGGTACGATAGTGATCTCCAGCTGGTAAAGGAGATGTGCGCAGACTCTCCAATATACCATTTCTGA